The Cellulophaga lytica DSM 7489 nucleotide sequence CTGAATATATGGCAAAAAACTATTATATGGTAAAGTTAGATGGTGAACGTAAAGAGCCATTAGAATACAAAGGACAAACTTATAAATTTGTTGCGTCTGGAAGAAGTGGTTACCACGAGTTTGCTGCTGCATTAATGCAAGGTAAAATGAGTTACCCAACTACTATTTTTTTAGATGAAAAACAACAAATGTTATCTCCTGTACCTGGCTACCAAAAACCTAAACCATTTTTAAAAATTGCCAAATATTTTGGTGAAGATATACACAAAACAAAAAAATGGGCTGAATATGACTCTAAAACAGAATAAGCCCACATATAGTATAAAAAAAGCGCTCTAAACTAGTTTAGAGCGCTTTTTTTATACTTAAATTTAAAATTTAGTCTATTACTTTTCCTTGCGTCACAAAAGACAAACCTTGCTGACCTTTGGTAGATATAAAAACACCTTCAAAAAGCGGATTACTTGATAACTTACTTATCTTCCAATTAAAAATAAAATTACCTCCAGTACCACCCTCTTTATTATGCTCATCTATAACAATAGCTACACTCTCCATAGGAGCTATATATATTGGCTTTTTTGCATAATTACGAATAGACTTACCTACTGTATTAAAATACTCTGCTTTTATAATATACAAAGTATCTGTACTGCTAGTATTACGCATATTTATTGTTGCTGTTAAGTCATGCGTTGTATGCTCTGACTGACTATAAACTTGTGAATAAACAGATAAATAAGTTTTACCTGCCTTTAAAGAATCTGGGATTTTAAACCCTACACTTCTCTTATCCCAGTTTACCGTACTTAAAGTATTAACATCCTTGTGCTCTGTACAAGAAACAACAGCAAATATTAGTAATAAAACAAAGCTTCTCATTATAATTTGTTTGAAAGACTAAGTTACATAAAAATAAATTTTATCTATACTATTATGCCTTACTAAAATACTTTTTCTTAAACCAGAATGATACTCTAACCAACAATATTAAAGCAGGTACTTCTACTAAAGGTCCTATTACACCTGTAAAAGCTTGACCAGAATTTAATCCAAAAACAGCAATAGCTACAGCAATAGCTAACTCAAAATTATTACCTGCAGCGGTAAATGCTACAGCAGTTGTTTTATCATAACTTGCTCCTGTTGCTTTTGTAAAGAAAAACCCTATAATAAACATTAATGTAAAGTATATTAATAATGGTATAGCAATAATTACAACATCC carries:
- a CDS encoding DUF3124 domain-containing protein, which translates into the protein MRSFVLLLIFAVVSCTEHKDVNTLSTVNWDKRSVGFKIPDSLKAGKTYLSVYSQVYSQSEHTTHDLTATINMRNTSSTDTLYIIKAEYFNTVGKSIRNYAKKPIYIAPMESVAIVIDEHNKEGGTGGNFIFNWKISKLSSNPLFEGVFISTKGQQGLSFVTQGKVID
- a CDS encoding thioredoxin family protein — protein: MKLKSINALQICAIFFLAFTSFTTNAQEVKWLSWEEAIELAAKDKEPKKMFIDVYTDWCGWCKKMDADTFQNPEVAEYMAKNYYMVKLDGERKEPLEYKGQTYKFVASGRSGYHEFAAALMQGKMSYPTTIFLDEKQQMLSPVPGYQKPKPFLKIAKYFGEDIHKTKKWAEYDSKTE